A stretch of Lysobacter sp. K5869 DNA encodes these proteins:
- a CDS encoding tetratricopeptide repeat protein, with translation MRPRPAPSRLPPWFRNAVAAAALAGLAAGANAADPTQSQGDGTVTVLSATVADQRIEGASVELRRDGQPALSANSDADGRAAFDPAALRDPAARLSIRKPGYAELLAQCPCGGDRYALSPALASLDGLRVVLSWDAPGVDLDAHLSFPGNHVYFQRPRGAEARLDLDAADRRRPETVTIARRRPGETYTYAVHDFGHRQRPDSDALARSGAKVYVYVGQSLMRTYAAPAQPGNVWTVFRIDGEGRFEEIDRISASRAGADALGAELALAPGQPAPLAAVEGEDAAAANQRGEAAYRGGDLIGAIAAYQQAIELDPGYALAFSNLGLAYVRKGRAAEAIWASRRAIALAKGAGAATIRAGAYYNIGKLYELDGQYERAMSNYLAARREKPDKSYDEALQRVSGY, from the coding sequence ATGCGCCCGCGCCCCGCTCCGTCCCGCCTCCCGCCCTGGTTCCGCAACGCCGTCGCGGCCGCCGCGCTGGCCGGTCTCGCCGCCGGCGCGAACGCGGCCGACCCGACGCAAAGCCAGGGCGACGGCACGGTGACCGTGCTCAGCGCCACCGTCGCCGACCAACGCATCGAAGGCGCGAGCGTGGAACTGCGCCGCGACGGCCAGCCCGCGCTGAGCGCGAACAGCGACGCCGACGGCCGCGCCGCGTTCGACCCGGCCGCGCTGCGCGATCCCGCCGCGCGCCTGAGCATCCGCAAGCCCGGTTACGCCGAACTGCTGGCGCAATGCCCCTGCGGCGGCGACCGTTACGCGCTGAGCCCGGCGCTGGCCAGCCTCGACGGCCTGCGCGTAGTGCTGAGCTGGGACGCGCCCGGCGTCGATCTGGACGCGCATCTGAGCTTCCCCGGCAACCACGTCTATTTCCAGCGCCCGCGCGGCGCCGAGGCGCGCCTGGACCTGGACGCGGCCGACCGTCGCCGCCCGGAAACCGTCACCATCGCCCGCCGCCGTCCCGGCGAAACCTACACCTACGCCGTGCACGACTTCGGCCACCGTCAGCGCCCCGACAGCGACGCGCTCGCGCGCAGCGGCGCGAAGGTCTACGTCTACGTCGGCCAATCGCTGATGCGCACCTACGCCGCGCCGGCCCAGCCCGGCAACGTGTGGACGGTGTTCCGCATCGACGGCGAAGGCCGCTTCGAGGAGATCGACCGCATCAGCGCCAGCCGCGCCGGCGCCGACGCGCTCGGCGCGGAGCTCGCGCTCGCGCCGGGACAGCCGGCGCCGCTCGCCGCGGTCGAAGGCGAGGACGCCGCGGCCGCCAATCAGCGCGGCGAAGCGGCGTACCGCGGCGGCGATCTGATCGGCGCGATCGCCGCGTACCAGCAAGCGATCGAACTCGATCCCGGCTATGCGCTGGCTTTCAGCAATCTCGGTCTGGCCTATGTGCGCAAGGGCCGCGCCGCCGAGGCGATCTGGGCCTCGCGCCGCGCCATCGCCCTGGCCAAGGGCGCGGGCGCGGCGACCATCCGCGCCGGCGCGTACTACAACATCGGCAAGCTCTACGAACTCGACGGGCAGTACGAGCGGGCGATGTCGAACTATCTGGCGGCGCGACGCGAGAAGCCGGACAAGAGTTACGACGAGGCGTTGCAGCGCGTCAGCGGGTATTGA
- a CDS encoding monovalent cation:proton antiporter-2 (CPA2) family protein — protein MAAEAQGGSELVKVVVLLAAGVIAVPIFKRIGLGSVLGYLAAGLLIGPFGLGFFADPQAILHVAELGVVMFLFIIGLEMRPSHLWSLRREIFGLGTAQILLCSTAMTGVGLAFGFPPVVAFIGAMGFVLTSTAIVMQILGERGDLALPRGQRIVSILLFEDLLIVPLLALVALMAPPDPNAAAAVAHSRWADIGIALASLAALIGAGVWLLNPMFRILAAAKAREVMTAAALLVVLGAALLMQVGGLSMAMGAFLAGVLLSESSFRHQLEADVEPFRGILLGLFFLSVGMSLDLKVVAANWPLIVGGVLALMLVKAVCIYIVARLLKSCHTEALDRAVLMAQGGEFAFVLFSAAVNARLIQAEIGANLTAIVVLSMVLTPVAIIALRKLSPKTALSLEGVDEPNGLSGSVLLIGFGRFGQVVSQSLLARGVEVAIIDTDVEMIESAQTFGFKVYYGDGTRLDVLRASGAASAQLIAICIDNRVAATTTAQLIRHEFPQARVLARSFDREHALELVHAGVDLQIRETFESAMRFGEAALVELGVSADEAAEVVADIRRRDAERFELELVDGVRAGLSLLYGNMQQTPLIAPKPRRAAPKDEEEHVPGISA, from the coding sequence ATGGCGGCCGAAGCGCAAGGCGGCAGCGAACTGGTCAAGGTGGTGGTGCTGTTGGCGGCCGGCGTGATCGCGGTGCCGATCTTCAAGCGCATCGGCCTGGGCTCGGTGCTCGGCTATCTGGCCGCGGGCCTGTTGATCGGCCCGTTCGGGCTGGGCTTCTTCGCCGACCCGCAGGCGATCCTGCACGTGGCCGAACTCGGCGTGGTGATGTTCTTGTTCATCATCGGCCTGGAGATGCGGCCCTCGCACCTGTGGAGCCTGCGCCGCGAAATCTTCGGCTTGGGCACCGCGCAGATCCTGCTGTGCTCCACGGCGATGACCGGCGTCGGACTGGCGTTCGGCTTCCCGCCGGTGGTCGCCTTCATCGGCGCGATGGGCTTCGTGCTGACCTCCACCGCCATCGTCATGCAGATCCTCGGCGAGCGCGGCGATCTGGCCCTGCCGCGCGGCCAGCGCATCGTCTCGATCCTGCTGTTCGAGGACTTGTTGATCGTGCCGCTGCTGGCGCTGGTCGCGCTGATGGCGCCGCCGGATCCCAACGCCGCGGCCGCCGTCGCGCATTCGCGCTGGGCCGACATCGGCATCGCCCTGGCCTCGCTGGCGGCGCTGATCGGCGCGGGCGTGTGGCTGCTCAATCCGATGTTCCGCATCCTCGCCGCGGCCAAGGCGCGCGAGGTGATGACCGCGGCGGCGCTGTTGGTGGTGCTGGGCGCGGCGCTGCTGATGCAGGTCGGCGGCCTGTCGATGGCGATGGGCGCGTTCCTGGCCGGCGTGCTGCTGTCGGAATCCAGCTTCCGCCATCAGCTCGAAGCCGACGTCGAACCGTTCCGCGGCATCCTGCTCGGCCTGTTCTTCCTCAGCGTGGGCATGTCGCTGGATTTGAAAGTGGTCGCCGCCAACTGGCCGCTGATCGTCGGCGGCGTGCTCGCGCTGATGCTGGTCAAGGCGGTGTGCATCTACATCGTCGCGCGGCTGCTGAAGTCCTGCCACACCGAAGCCCTGGACCGCGCGGTGCTGATGGCGCAAGGCGGCGAATTCGCGTTCGTGCTGTTCTCCGCGGCGGTCAACGCGCGTCTGATCCAGGCCGAGATCGGCGCCAACCTCACCGCCATCGTGGTGCTGTCGATGGTGCTCACGCCGGTGGCGATCATCGCCCTGCGCAAGCTCTCGCCCAAGACCGCGCTGTCGCTGGAAGGCGTGGACGAACCCAACGGCCTCAGCGGCAGCGTGCTGCTGATCGGCTTCGGCCGCTTCGGCCAGGTGGTGTCGCAGTCGCTGCTGGCGCGCGGGGTGGAGGTGGCGATCATCGACACCGACGTGGAGATGATCGAAAGCGCGCAGACCTTCGGCTTCAAGGTCTACTACGGCGACGGCACCCGCCTGGACGTGCTGCGCGCCTCCGGCGCGGCGAGCGCGCAGCTGATCGCGATCTGCATCGACAACCGTGTCGCGGCCACCACCACCGCGCAGCTGATCCGCCACGAGTTCCCGCAGGCGCGGGTGCTGGCGCGCAGTTTCGACCGCGAGCATGCGCTGGAACTGGTGCACGCCGGGGTCGATCTGCAGATCCGCGAGACCTTCGAGTCGGCGATGCGCTTCGGCGAGGCGGCGCTGGTGGAGCTGGGCGTATCGGCGGACGAGGCGGCCGAAGTGGTCGCCGACATCCGCCGCCGCGATGCCGAGCGTTTCGAACTGGAACTGGTCGACGGCGTGCGCGCGGGCCTGTCGCTGCTGTACGGCAACATGCAGCAGACGCCGTTGATAGCGCCGAAGCCGCGCCGGGCCGCGCCGAAGGACGAGGAAGAACACGTGCCCGGCATTTCGGCGTGA
- a CDS encoding CGNR zinc finger domain-containing protein: MRLEHHEFRDMDLVGGDPALDLVNTVTARDTLPRDWLDEYAALLRWARKAALILDADAEALAAQADAAPSKAAAALARAKQLREALCTALYALSSGAEPAEAELETLDQARLAASRAARLISRGGRLQTQWSAERSGLDLIAHVVTAYAIELLKDARLDRLRVCDGHDCGWVFVDTSKSGRRRWCDMATCGNVAKAKRFHQRHKE, translated from the coding sequence ATGCGTCTGGAACACCACGAATTCCGCGACATGGATCTGGTCGGCGGCGACCCCGCCCTGGATCTGGTCAACACCGTGACCGCGCGCGATACCCTGCCGCGCGATTGGCTCGACGAATACGCGGCGCTGCTGCGCTGGGCGCGCAAAGCCGCGCTGATCCTCGATGCGGACGCCGAAGCGCTCGCGGCTCAGGCCGACGCGGCGCCGTCCAAGGCCGCCGCCGCGCTGGCCCGCGCCAAGCAATTGCGCGAAGCCTTATGCACCGCGCTGTACGCGCTGTCCTCCGGCGCCGAGCCGGCCGAGGCGGAACTCGAAACGCTGGATCAGGCGCGGCTGGCCGCCTCGCGCGCCGCGCGGCTGATCTCGCGCGGCGGACGCCTGCAAACGCAGTGGTCGGCCGAACGCTCGGGGCTGGACCTGATCGCGCACGTGGTCACCGCCTACGCCATCGAACTGCTCAAGGACGCGCGCCTGGACCGGCTGCGCGTCTGCGACGGCCACGATTGCGGCTGGGTGTTCGTCGATACCTCCAAAAGCGGACGGCGGCGTTGGTGCGACATGGCGACCTGCGGCAACGTCGCCAAGGCCAAGCGCTTTCACCAGCGCCACAAAGAATGA
- a CDS encoding serine protease, with protein MIRKNALTLALVAGLSAVCSVAAAKSPVAEMDSAPVVESPAAGAMGAAEFASSAKASAPRVVSLGQPTSLDASALKNRRVAQDKNGDPLEIGFSRNIARSAVDLNTLAWQPLADGGRAARFEVSSAGAVALRAGLSLRGAGANAATLHFAGSDGRVFAQRGADFAGNELGWSPVVEGDTMTVELVLPKGVNARALKLKLPQLSHLDISPAATERQIQAKIGESDSCEKDIVCRASPPSGFVSTAKSVARMTFTTSSGTYLCTGTLLNNNFSPKKRLFWTAAHCISTQTVANTLQTYWFYDATTCNGSVVNPAYTTLSGGAYLRHANTTRDTSLLELKTAPPSGAVYAGWSSAAIASTGTAIEGIHHPAGDVKKYSLGSVTGLSTSIDGKSPLYRVVWNTGVTEGGSSGSGLFTVTSSGGYQLRGGLYGGTSYCSAPRDPDYYSRFADIYSSVSQYFNP; from the coding sequence ATGATCCGCAAGAATGCTCTGACCCTGGCGCTCGTCGCCGGGTTGTCCGCGGTTTGCTCCGTCGCCGCCGCGAAATCCCCGGTGGCCGAAATGGATTCGGCGCCGGTCGTCGAATCGCCCGCCGCCGGCGCGATGGGCGCCGCCGAATTCGCCTCCTCGGCCAAGGCCAGCGCGCCGCGCGTGGTCAGTCTCGGCCAGCCGACCAGCCTGGACGCGTCCGCGCTGAAGAACCGCCGCGTCGCCCAGGACAAGAACGGCGATCCGCTGGAGATCGGTTTTTCGCGCAACATCGCACGCAGCGCGGTGGATCTGAACACGCTGGCGTGGCAGCCGCTCGCCGACGGCGGCCGCGCCGCGCGCTTCGAAGTGTCCTCGGCCGGCGCGGTCGCGCTGCGCGCGGGCCTGTCGCTGCGCGGCGCCGGCGCGAACGCCGCGACGCTGCACTTCGCCGGCAGCGACGGCCGCGTGTTCGCCCAGCGCGGCGCCGACTTCGCCGGCAACGAGCTGGGTTGGTCGCCGGTGGTGGAAGGCGACACGATGACCGTCGAACTGGTGCTGCCCAAGGGCGTGAACGCCCGCGCGCTCAAACTCAAGCTGCCGCAGCTCTCGCACCTGGACATCAGCCCGGCCGCGACCGAGCGCCAGATCCAGGCCAAGATCGGCGAGAGCGATTCGTGCGAGAAGGACATCGTCTGCCGCGCCAGCCCGCCGTCGGGCTTCGTCTCCACCGCCAAGTCGGTGGCGCGCATGACCTTCACCACCAGCAGCGGCACCTACCTGTGCACCGGCACGCTGCTCAACAACAACTTCTCGCCGAAGAAGCGTTTGTTCTGGACCGCGGCGCATTGCATCAGCACCCAGACCGTCGCCAACACCTTGCAGACGTATTGGTTCTACGACGCCACCACCTGCAACGGCAGCGTGGTCAACCCGGCCTACACCACGCTGAGCGGCGGCGCTTACCTGCGCCACGCCAACACCACGCGCGACACCTCGCTGCTCGAACTCAAGACCGCGCCGCCGTCGGGCGCCGTCTACGCCGGTTGGTCGAGCGCGGCGATCGCGTCCACCGGCACCGCCATCGAAGGCATCCACCACCCGGCCGGCGACGTGAAGAAGTACTCGCTGGGTTCGGTGACCGGACTGTCGACTTCCATCGACGGCAAGTCGCCGCTGTACCGCGTGGTCTGGAACACCGGCGTCACCGAGGGCGGCTCGTCGGGTTCGGGTCTGTTCACCGTCACCAGCAGCGGCGGCTATCAGCTGCGCGGCGGTCTGTACGGCGGCACCTCGTACTGCAGCGCGCCGCGCGATCCGGATTACTACTCGCGCTTCGCCGATATCTATTCGAGCGTTTCGCAGTATTTCAATCCGTAA
- the rnr gene encoding ribonuclease R, with protein sequence MTKKTTKNKKTGKTGQSASASAAPGGKKGGRKTPAPRPAWLPENLQHGPSKGARGKPKPAAPAPAGKPAGGKRVPAAPPVAQGGPHHDPHAEREAARYAQPIASRELILQTLSGADGPMRADELGQRLGLTEPERADALGKRLAAMLRDGQLLLNRKGEFAPAAQMDLIPGVVIANPDGFGFLRPESGGGDDLFLPPFEMRKAMHGDRVLASVTGVDRRGRREGAIVEVLERRLNRLIGRFTLEQGISYVVPDDRRIQRNVQIPPDARMDAKNGQLVVCELVQAPDHHRPPIGRVLAVLGEKLTASLAVQAAIHGHEIPDVFPQAVLDEASAVPLTVPEEVAQQRVDLRAVPLVTIDGEDAKDFDDAVYCETNRKGFRLIVAIADVSHYVRPGTPLDDEAQKRATSVYFPGFVVPMLPETLSNGICSLNPKVDRLCFVCDMQIGHDGEVTESKFYEAVMNSHARLTYTTVWNAVGDVPEEAKAEAQAQIGSLLPNIERLHQLFHVLVKARQQRGAIEFESSEVRFVIGKDGEVVQAGMLQRNDAHKLIEECMIAANVEAAKYLMAKQVPAPFRVHERPPEQKYADLQEFLKEFKLRMPAWSQVEPRDFTHLLKKIRDRPDAALLESVLLRSQSLAVYAPENTGHFGLALHAYAHFTSPIRRYPDLLVHRAIKHALRGAKPSSYLYSPPQMAALALQCSERERRADEAEREVDERYRAAWMEQHVGGQFDGVISGVTSFGLFIELDDSKVNGLVHVTQLPHDYYHFDPIRKTLAGERTGREYRLGDRVRIVVLKASVEDRKIDFKLVDEERGAKPLPPRGQPAKRVKQKY encoded by the coding sequence ATGACCAAAAAGACGACTAAGAACAAAAAGACCGGAAAGACCGGCCAATCCGCCTCCGCCAGCGCCGCCCCGGGCGGCAAGAAGGGCGGCCGCAAGACCCCGGCACCGCGCCCCGCGTGGCTGCCCGAGAATCTCCAGCACGGCCCGAGCAAGGGCGCTCGCGGCAAGCCCAAGCCCGCCGCGCCGGCGCCCGCCGGCAAACCCGCCGGCGGCAAGCGCGTCCCGGCCGCGCCGCCGGTCGCCCAGGGCGGCCCGCATCACGATCCGCACGCCGAACGCGAAGCCGCGCGCTACGCCCAGCCCATCGCCAGCCGCGAGCTGATCCTGCAGACGCTCAGCGGCGCCGACGGCCCGATGCGCGCCGACGAGCTCGGCCAGCGCCTGGGCCTGACCGAACCCGAGCGCGCCGACGCGCTGGGCAAGCGTCTGGCGGCGATGCTGCGCGACGGCCAGTTGCTGCTCAACCGCAAGGGCGAGTTCGCCCCCGCCGCGCAGATGGACCTGATTCCCGGCGTGGTGATCGCCAATCCCGACGGCTTCGGCTTCCTGCGCCCGGAATCCGGCGGCGGCGACGATCTGTTCCTGCCGCCGTTCGAGATGCGCAAGGCCATGCACGGCGACCGCGTGCTCGCCAGCGTCACCGGCGTGGACCGCCGCGGCCGCCGCGAAGGCGCGATCGTGGAAGTGCTCGAACGCCGGCTCAATCGTTTGATCGGCCGTTTCACCCTCGAACAAGGCATCAGCTACGTCGTGCCCGACGACCGCCGCATCCAGCGCAACGTGCAGATTCCGCCGGACGCGCGCATGGACGCGAAGAACGGCCAGTTGGTGGTGTGCGAGCTGGTGCAGGCGCCCGATCACCATCGTCCGCCGATCGGCCGCGTGCTCGCGGTGCTCGGCGAGAAGCTCACCGCTTCGCTGGCGGTGCAGGCCGCGATCCACGGCCACGAAATTCCCGACGTGTTCCCGCAGGCGGTGCTCGACGAAGCCTCGGCGGTGCCGCTGACGGTGCCGGAAGAAGTCGCGCAGCAACGCGTCGATCTGCGCGCGGTGCCGCTGGTCACCATCGACGGCGAGGACGCCAAGGACTTCGACGACGCGGTCTATTGCGAGACCAACCGCAAGGGCTTCCGCCTGATCGTCGCCATCGCCGACGTCTCGCATTACGTCCGTCCCGGCACGCCGCTGGACGACGAGGCGCAAAAGCGCGCGACCTCGGTGTACTTCCCCGGCTTTGTCGTGCCGATGCTGCCGGAGACGCTGTCGAACGGCATTTGTTCGTTGAACCCGAAGGTCGACCGCTTGTGTTTCGTCTGCGATATGCAGATCGGCCACGACGGCGAAGTGACCGAATCGAAGTTCTACGAAGCGGTGATGAACTCGCACGCGCGGCTGACCTACACCACGGTGTGGAACGCGGTCGGCGACGTGCCCGAAGAAGCCAAGGCCGAGGCTCAAGCGCAGATCGGTTCGCTGCTGCCGAACATCGAACGCCTGCATCAGCTGTTCCATGTATTGGTCAAGGCGCGCCAGCAGCGCGGCGCGATCGAGTTCGAGTCGAGCGAAGTGCGCTTCGTGATCGGCAAGGACGGCGAGGTGGTGCAGGCCGGCATGCTTCAGCGCAACGACGCGCACAAGCTGATCGAAGAATGCATGATCGCGGCCAACGTGGAGGCCGCGAAGTACCTCATGGCCAAGCAGGTTCCCGCGCCGTTCCGCGTGCACGAGCGGCCGCCGGAGCAGAAGTACGCCGATCTGCAGGAGTTCCTCAAGGAATTCAAGCTGCGCATGCCGGCCTGGAGCCAGGTCGAGCCGCGCGACTTCACCCATTTGCTGAAGAAGATCCGCGACCGTCCCGACGCCGCGCTGCTGGAATCGGTGCTGCTGCGCAGCCAGAGCCTGGCGGTGTACGCGCCGGAGAACACCGGCCACTTCGGTCTGGCGCTGCACGCCTACGCCCACTTCACCTCGCCGATCCGGCGTTACCCGGATTTGCTCGTGCACCGTGCGATCAAGCACGCGCTGCGCGGCGCCAAGCCCTCGTCGTATCTGTACTCGCCGCCGCAGATGGCCGCGCTGGCGCTGCAATGCTCCGAACGCGAGCGCCGCGCCGACGAGGCCGAGCGCGAGGTCGACGAGCGTTACCGCGCGGCGTGGATGGAGCAGCACGTCGGCGGCCAGTTCGACGGCGTCATCAGCGGCGTGACCAGCTTCGGGCTGTTCATCGAACTGGACGATTCCAAGGTCAACGGCTTGGTCCACGTGACCCAGTTGCCGCACGACTATTACCACTTCGACCCGATCCGCAAGACCCTGGCCGGCGAGCGCACCGGCCGCGAGTACCGGCTCGGCGACCGGGTCCGCATCGTCGTGCTCAAGGCCAGCGTCGAGGACCGCAAGATCGACTTCAAGCTGGTCGACGAGGAGCGCGGCGCGAAGCCGCTGCCGCCGCGCGGCCAGCCGGCGAAGCGGGTCAAGCAGAAGTACTGA
- the rlmB gene encoding 23S rRNA (guanosine(2251)-2'-O)-methyltransferase RlmB: protein MSQKQWIAGINAVSAAIEHDAANVREVLIEAGAKNPRLAEIETAARRADIDVRRVATQALDGVVGGLRHQGVVARYAAAKTWSENELEGLIEAAEGRALVLILDGVQDPHNLGACLRSAAAANATAVIIPKDKSVQVNATVRKTSAGAADSVPVIPVTNLARTLRELQKLGVWIYGLAGEAEASLYSLDLRGNVALALGGEADGLRRLTRETCDQLVRIPMPGGDAASGVESLNVSVAAGVTLFEAVRQRG from the coding sequence ATGAGCCAGAAACAATGGATCGCCGGCATCAACGCCGTCTCCGCCGCGATCGAGCACGACGCGGCCAACGTGCGCGAGGTGCTGATCGAGGCCGGCGCCAAGAACCCGCGTCTGGCCGAGATCGAGACCGCCGCGCGCCGTGCCGACATCGACGTGCGCCGGGTCGCGACCCAGGCGCTGGACGGCGTGGTCGGCGGGCTGCGCCATCAGGGCGTGGTCGCGCGTTACGCCGCGGCCAAGACCTGGAGCGAGAACGAGCTCGAAGGCCTGATCGAGGCCGCCGAGGGCCGCGCCCTGGTGCTGATCCTCGACGGCGTGCAGGACCCGCACAACCTCGGCGCCTGCCTGCGCAGCGCGGCCGCGGCCAACGCGACCGCGGTGATCATCCCCAAGGACAAGTCGGTGCAGGTCAACGCCACCGTGCGCAAGACTTCGGCCGGCGCCGCCGACAGCGTGCCGGTGATTCCGGTGACCAACCTCGCGCGCACCCTGCGCGAGCTGCAGAAGCTCGGCGTGTGGATCTACGGCCTGGCCGGCGAGGCCGAGGCCTCGCTGTATTCGCTGGACCTGCGCGGCAACGTCGCGCTGGCGCTCGGCGGCGAAGCCGACGGCCTGCGCCGACTGACCCGCGAAACCTGCGATCAGCTGGTGCGCATCCCGATGCCCGGCGGCGACGCGGCCAGCGGCGTCGAAAGCCTGAACGTGTCGGTCGCGGCCGGCGTGACCTTGTTCGAGGCGGTGCGGCAGCGCGGCTAA
- the sugE gene encoding quaternary ammonium compound efflux SMR transporter SugE, producing MPWVLLVFAGLFEIGWAIGLKYTEGFTRLWPSVGTVASMAISVGLLGLAMKSLPVGTAYAIWVGIGAVGTVILGIVLFNEPANALRVASIVLIVAGLVGLKLA from the coding sequence ATGCCTTGGGTTCTTCTCGTCTTTGCCGGCCTGTTCGAAATCGGCTGGGCCATCGGCCTCAAATACACTGAAGGCTTCACCCGCCTGTGGCCGTCGGTCGGCACCGTCGCGTCGATGGCGATCAGCGTCGGCCTGCTCGGTCTGGCGATGAAGTCGTTGCCGGTCGGCACCGCCTACGCCATCTGGGTCGGCATCGGCGCGGTCGGCACGGTCATCCTCGGCATCGTGCTGTTCAACGAGCCGGCCAACGCCTTGCGCGTGGCCAGCATCGTGTTGATCGTCGCCGGTCTGGTCGGCCTGAAACTGGCTTAA
- a CDS encoding acetyltransferase, producing the protein MTIRERRRDDHPALLDLWERSVRATHDFLSETDIAELRPQVRDIYFDAVELWVYEDADGLAGFIGLADAQVEMLFLEPARRGQGIGTRLLDHARHLRGALTVDVNEHNPQAHGFYRRYGFVETGRSPLDGQGKPFPLIHMALPRDAAG; encoded by the coding sequence ATGACCATCCGCGAACGCCGCCGCGACGACCATCCCGCGCTGCTCGATCTTTGGGAGCGCTCGGTGCGCGCCACCCACGATTTCCTCAGCGAAACCGACATCGCCGAACTGCGCCCGCAAGTGCGCGACATCTACTTCGACGCGGTCGAACTGTGGGTGTACGAAGACGCCGACGGCCTGGCCGGCTTCATCGGTCTGGCGGATGCGCAAGTGGAAATGCTGTTCCTCGAGCCCGCGCGGCGCGGGCAGGGCATCGGCACGCGCCTGCTCGATCACGCGCGCCACCTGCGCGGCGCGCTGACGGTCGACGTGAACGAACACAACCCGCAGGCGCACGGGTTCTATCGCCGCTACGGCTTCGTCGAAACCGGCCGTTCGCCGCTGGACGGGCAGGGCAAGCCGTTTCCGCTGATCCACATGGCGCTGCCGCGCGACGCGGCCGGCTGA
- a CDS encoding glycoside hydrolase family 19 protein: MFAFDDEQFLDGYRRRFGPLRDDLAQALRFLIGRIEQDASFSVNPVHRYQIAYCLATFKWETAHTLRPIDEFGSDERFEKLYGPDTRIGKALGNTKRGDGARFHGRGYVQLTGRTNYDRAGKFLGVDLVAKPEDAKKPEIAYAIAMQGMKQGWFTGKKLDNYFKPGQLPNYEEARRIINGQDKAQTIADIARRFDELLVNALE; encoded by the coding sequence ATGTTCGCTTTCGACGACGAGCAGTTTCTCGACGGCTACCGCCGGCGCTTCGGCCCGCTGCGCGACGATCTCGCGCAGGCGCTGCGCTTTCTGATCGGCCGGATCGAGCAGGACGCCAGCTTCAGCGTCAATCCGGTGCACCGTTACCAGATCGCGTATTGCTTGGCGACGTTCAAGTGGGAAACCGCGCACACGCTGCGGCCGATCGACGAGTTCGGCAGCGACGAGCGGTTCGAGAAGCTCTACGGCCCCGACACGCGCATCGGCAAGGCGCTGGGCAACACCAAGCGCGGCGACGGCGCGCGCTTCCACGGCCGCGGCTATGTGCAGCTCACCGGACGCACCAACTACGACCGCGCCGGCAAGTTCCTCGGCGTGGATCTGGTCGCCAAGCCCGAGGACGCGAAGAAGCCGGAGATCGCCTACGCCATCGCCATGCAGGGCATGAAGCAGGGCTGGTTCACCGGCAAGAAGCTCGACAACTACTTCAAGCCGGGGCAGTTGCCGAACTACGAAGAGGCGCGGCGGATCATCAACGGCCAGGACAAGGCGCAGACCATCGCCGACATCGCGCGGCGTTTCGACGAGTTGTTGGTCAACGCGCTGGAGTGA
- the rnt gene encoding ribonuclease T: MIDPGPAPSAAPAAPVPATLATRFRGYLPVVVDVETGGFDWNKHALLEIAVQPIELDADGRLVPGEIASSHVVPAAGTLIDPKSLEVTGIDIDHPFRGAKPERQALEAVFAPVREAVKRHGCQRAILVGHNAHFDLNFLNAAVARSGHKRNPFHPFSVFDTVTLAGVAYGQTVLARAVQAAGFEWNGQEAHSAVYDTQRTAELFCKIVNAWPARGG, encoded by the coding sequence ATGATCGACCCCGGCCCCGCCCCCAGCGCCGCCCCCGCCGCGCCCGTCCCCGCCACCCTCGCCACCCGCTTCCGCGGCTACCTGCCGGTGGTCGTGGACGTGGAAACCGGCGGCTTCGACTGGAACAAGCACGCCCTGCTCGAGATCGCCGTGCAGCCCATCGAGCTCGACGCCGACGGCCGCCTCGTGCCCGGCGAGATCGCCAGCTCGCACGTCGTGCCCGCCGCCGGCACCTTGATCGACCCCAAGTCGCTGGAAGTCACCGGCATCGACATCGACCACCCCTTCCGCGGCGCCAAGCCCGAGCGGCAAGCGCTGGAAGCGGTGTTCGCACCGGTGCGCGAAGCGGTCAAGCGCCACGGCTGCCAGCGCGCCATCCTGGTCGGCCACAACGCCCACTTCGACCTCAACTTCCTCAACGCCGCGGTCGCCCGCAGCGGCCACAAACGCAACCCGTTCCACCCCTTCAGCGTGTTCGACACCGTGACCCTGGCCGGCGTCGCCTACGGCCAGACCGTGCTGGCCCGCGCGGTGCAGGCCGCCGGCTTCGAATGGAACGGCCAGGAAGCGCATTCGGCGGTGTACGACACCCAGCGCACCGCCGAGTTGTTCTGCAAGATCGTCAACGCCTGGCCGGCGCGCGGCGGCTGA